One uncultured Draconibacterium sp. genomic window, GCCATTCAACTCGGCCAGATCCTCGGGTGAAAGTCCTTGTCCATCAATTTTTGTAGAGTCGAATACTGCTTCTCCGTTGCGAATATTTCCAAATGCATAGTTAATGTGCGTAATTCCGGAAACATCGATACTTGTAAAATCAAAATTCCGATATCCGGCAACATAAGCCACAACCATATACTCTTTTTCCGAATTGGAGCTCTGGTCCTGAGTGGTAGTTTTTGTTTTTGAGTTACATGCCAACATTGAAAATAAAGCAACAAAAGCTAAAAAGTAAATAATCCGGTGTTTCATGATTCTTATCTTAAAATTAAGTCAACAAAATTATCTTTTCTGGCAAAAAGACCTAAAAACATTTTAAATAAATTTAAAATTGCAGGCAAAAGTTTGTAAAAAAAATAAAATAGCTTCATTTTTGGACTAAAATCAAACAAAATAGAAACGCTTACCGTATGTCGAAAGAAAATAGAAAACAAACAAAACCAGCATTCTGGGTACCAACAGCCTATTTTGCAATGGGCTTACCTTTTGTTGCCATTGCACAGGCATCAGCATTGATGTACGAAGGTATGGGAATTTCAGATGCACAAATTGCTTTCTGGACTTCGCTAATCATGATTCCATGGACGATTAAATTCTTGTGGAGCCCGGTTCTGGAAATGTTTAAGTCGAAAAAATATTTTGTGGTTATTTCGCAGTTTGTAACCGGAATAACTTTTGCCCTGGTAGCATTTTCGCTCCCTTTAAACGACTTTTTCACCTATTCCATTGCCTTGCTTTCGATTATTGCTTTTAGCGGCGCTACAAACGACGTGGCAACCGATGGAGTTTATATGGATGTTTTAAGCCCCGGCCAACAAGCCGAATACATCGGATGGCAGGGTGCTTCGTACAACATTGCCAAATTACTTACTGCCGGTGGTTTTGTTGCCCTGGCTGGCGTTTTAGAAAAACAAATGGGCGTGGTTAATGCCTGGGTTTCGGTTATGTTGGGCATCGGACTGGTAATGGCCTTAATTGGGCTGTACCATGCACGAATGCTGCCCAAAGGACAAAGTGCTTCTGAAGTAACTTCACTTAAAGAAGGTTTTGAAACGCTTTGGGATGTTATTAAAACCTTTTTTCAGAAAAAATACATCTACCTCTACATCGGATTTATTGTTTTATTTCGTTTTGCTGAAGGATTTGCCATTAAAATAGCACCCTTGTTTTTTAAAGCTGCAGTTGCCGATGGAGGTTTGGGACTTAGTCTTACCGAAATTGGAGTGATTTACGGAACATTCGGAACAGCTGCGTTTGTGCTTGGTTCGCTTCTTGGAGGTTATTTTATTGCGTGGCGTGGACTAAAAAAAGCACTTCTGTTTTTGGTAGCCAGTTTTAATATTCCGTTTGCCGTGTATGCATTTCTGGCAGCAACACAACCCGATAATTTATACATAATTGGAAGTGCCGTTGTTTTTGAATATTTTGGATACGGGTTTGGTTTTGTGGGCCTTATACTTTTTATGATGCAACAAATTGCTCCCGGAAAATACAAAATGGCGCATTACGCATTTGCTTCGGGAATAATGAATCTTGGATTTATGATACCTTCGATGCTTAGCGGTTATTTTAGCGACTGGCTGGGTTATAAAACCTTTTTCTTTTGGGTACTGGCAGCAACCATTCCAGTATTTATAGCAGCCTGGTTTATTCCTTTTGCCAATCCCGACAACAAAGAACAAAAAGAACTTGATGCGTTAAACAATTAAGAAATACATAAAATGACAACAAAAGTAAATATCCCATTTGAAGAACGGCCACAAGGCTCAACCAACGTGATGTGGCGTTATTCGCAAAATCCGGTTATCGGACGTTACCACATTCCTTCGTCGAACAGTATTTTTAACAGTGCTGTTGTGCCTTTTGAAGACGGTTTTGCAGGCGTTTTCCGTTGCGACAACAAGGCGGTGCAAATGAATATTTTTGCCGGTTTTAGCAAAGACGGAATTAACTGGGACATTAACCACGAACCCATTGAAATGGTGGCCGGGAACACCGACATGATCGAATCGGATTACAAATACGATCCTCGTGTAGTTTGGATTGAAGACCGCTATTGGGTAACCTGGTGCAACGGATACCACGGTCCAACAATAGGAATAGCATATACTTTCGATTTTAAAACGTTCCATCAGTGTGAAAATGCATTTCTGCCATTTAACCGAAACGGAGTGCTTTTCCCTGAAAAAATTGATGGGAAATACGCCATGTTAAGTCGCCCGAGCGATAACGGACACACTCCTTTTGGCGATATTTACATCAGTTACAGCCCCGATATGAAATACTGGGGAGAACACCGCTGTGTAATGAAAGTTACACCTTTCGAATTGAGTGCCTGGCAGTGTACAAAAATTGGTGCGGGTTCGGTACCTATTAAAACAAAAGATGGTTGGCTGGAATTTTACCACGGTGTAATTAATACCTGCAACGGTTTCCGTTATTCCATGGGAGCTGCTTTACTCGACCTCGAAGATCCATCGAAAGTGTTGTATCGCACACAACCCTATTTACTTGCTCCTGCGGCACCTTACGAACTTGCTGGCGATGTACCAAACGTAGTATTCCCGTGCGCCGCTTTAAGCGATGGCGAAAAAATTGCTGTGTATTACGGAGCTGCCGACACTGTTGTGGGAATGGCTTTTGCCTACCAGCAGGAACTGATTGATTTTATCAAAAGGAATTCGATATAGATATTTTGAAAATAAAAAGGAGAGTAAATTTTAACATTTGCTCTCCTCTTTTCAGAACTTCGTTTCTTATTTCTTCTGAATTTTTTCCAATACAAGTGGTGTTATGTCCTCACTTTCGGGCGAAATATAAGCGACCGAACCGTTGCTGATATCTAAAATATAAGTGAACTTATTATAACCTGCGATGTTTGAAATTTCTTCGTTGATTTGCTCATACACTGGCCTTATAAGCTGCATATTTCTGCGCTGAAGTTGTTCTTCTGCGTTCTGGCTGTAGGTTTGAATTTTTTGAGCCAGTTCAAGCAACTCATTTTCTTTGGTAGTTCGAACAAACTCCGAATACGACTCACTTTCTTCTTCGTACACTTTAAGTTTTGCATCGTGTTCGGCTATCATTTCTCCATAAATCTCTTCCATATCTTTTGTTTCCTGCTCAACTATTGCCCGAATACTATCCATATCAGGATGTTTTTGTGCCAATTCCTGTACGTTTACATGTCCGATTTTTAATGCAGTTTGCGCTTTTAGGTTTACAAAAGAGCAAAATAAAACAAGAGCAAAAAGTAGAATTTTGAATTTCATGTGGTTTCCTTTTTTATGGATTCAAAGTTCAAACAAAAACATGGGATCTAAATACAACAGTTGTTAAATTACTCTGTGTCAAAAGTTAATAAAACGAAAGAGAAATACGGTCTTGCAAAAACCTATTTAACCCGAAATGATGCGCATAAAAAAAGGGCGCATAAACGCCCTTTCAAATATATTTTAGTCGGTACTAATTTGCCGGCCTTTTAAAAACGGAATCATCAATGTTTTCATTTATTTTTATTTCTTCCATTATGGTTGTCATAGATCCCATTGGCATGGAAGCTTCTATTTTTCTAGCCATTTTAATTCCATTAACCTCCTGGTATTCCAACATTTTGGTTTCAACATCCATGCTTTGTCCCATGGCTTCAACATTGGCTTTTACTTTTGTAATAAGATACGAATCGGCGTCGATAAAATACGTTTTAACACTTGTGTCTTTGTTGGTGAGCTTAATTTCGTAGGCGTCTTTACCATCCTCGTTTACTTTACCCATCAATTCAGCTTTATGACCTTTTTGTGCGTAATGATACAACTCTCCTTCCATGTCGGCTTGTGTCATAGCTTGTTTTAGCTCAGCACCTTCCAGATCTTTTACACCGGCTCCCATCATCGGATTTATCATCCATCCTTTTGAACCGTCGAAAGCACTTATTGTTTTTTGGCCCATCATTTCCATTTCAACCTTAAATTTGTTGGGTTTTTTCACTTTAATTGTCATGGGCATTTCCATTCCCATTACACTCATTTTAGCAGTAATGTCAAATGTTTTAACGGCAGCTAATTTCTCTTGTCCGGTGGCGGCAAAATGTTTTTCAAGTACGTTGTCAAGCGTTTGTGCCTGCACTCCTACCAATGCAATAAGCATCAGGGCGGTTAAAAATAGGATTCGTTTCATTGTAAAGTTTTTTAATAAGGTATTCGTTGTAATTAACTTTCTAATTCCATTTAATTAGTTGTAGCAATTTACAAATATTACAAAGTAAACTACACTCAATGAGCTAAAAATATATTTCAGCAAGAATATTTTCGTACGGAACGCCCTTTTCAATCAACAAATCGCGCACTTCAACAACCATCAGAGGTTTACCACACAAATAAAATTTCACATTGGGCAATTCGTTAATTTCTGAAAGATAAGCGGTAACGCGTCCGGGAAAAACATCGCATGAAGTCTCGCGTGAACAACACCTGACATAGTTACTGCCAAGTGCCCATTCCAGCTCATCTTCAAAATAAAATTGATTTAATGCGGCTACTCCATGTATTAACTTTTTGTTCTCTTCCATTCCGGAACGAAACATACTATAAAAAGGAGCAATTCCGGTACCGGTTGCAATCCACCAGGCCGGCTCGTTAACTCCAATAAAACTGCCATAGGGTTTCGATACTAACAGTTTATCTCCCGGAATCATAGCTCCCATTTTGGGCGTTAAAAAACCATCTTCTTTAATGTTAAAAAGAATTTGCACCTCTTCCTCGTGGTTTCCGCTGCAAATACTATAAATACGTGGAGGATGATCGGTGTCGATACCAATTTTCACCACCTGACCGGGCATAAAATCAAAATCGCGCTTAAACGATATTACATGAACATCGGGCGAGATTTCTTCATTGTTCGTAATGATTTGTGTATAAAGTGTTGGTTCCTTTTTCCTCGATTTTGACATTTACTGCTTATTTATTTTTGAAGGTAAACGTCACAAGCAGGTTTTCGTTCACATCAGTAAGCATATTCAACACCCGATAATACACATTAATTTCTGCTGCATTACTTACTTCCGCCGAATTTCCGCTAAGCGTAAGCAATGTTATCTGGTGAGCTTTAAGCGTTATATTTTCAGGTGCATCGAATCCCACACCGGGCTGAACCAATTCCAATTCGTAATCTACGTCCGAATCATTTTTAATGCGAACTACTCCATTGGTCCCTTCGCTTAGTTTTAAAAGGTCCTTTTGTATTTTCAATGAAGCAAAAAACAGAGGCTCGATTAAGGAAGATTTTCCAACAATCATATTGTCGTAATACACTGCTGTCCGGTGGCTAAACATGGCTTCCCTGATTCCACCCTGTGTTCGGCTTTTTGCAAATACCAAAGTCATTGGGCGGTGTCCGTCGTTCACATCCAGCGGATCGTGCACATCGGTACTTCCAATCATCGTCAGATTTTTAGATTTGGCCCAGGCAAGTGCTTCGGGGCAAAGTCCCCAATTATACACTTCAATGCCGTGTAATAAATCATTATCGAAAAGATAGGAATGCTCGTCCCACCATACGGTTGAATCGGGTTGTTGTACTTTCCAGCACGGATGATTCCACATAATGAAGGCTCCCTGATCGCGGGCTTCTTTTAATGCATCGTTAACATCGTCAAGCTCAAGCAAATTGGCGTTGCTAATAAACAGAGCATTTAAATGTCCGGGTGGCATGCTCCTGGTAATTTCGGTACCGCGCACTAAAATAATTCCCAATTGTTTCGAAAGCGGCTCTGCAATTTCGAAAGACCGGTTGTGATCGGCATTGATGTCAACTGTATGAGGGCGGTATTCAATATGATCGGTAATTGCAATGGCATCCAAACCTTCTTTCCAGGCTTCTTCAACCCGTACAGTTGGCCAAACAGTACCATCCGAAAAAACAGTATGCATGTGAAAATCGCACTTTAAAGTAGTGTATCCTTCAATATTGGGTATATTAATTACCCGGCGCGATTGTGCATTAGAACAATAAACAAACAACAGAACAAGCAGAAAAGTAGCCAATTTTTTAAGAATCATAATCCAATTTTTTTCTCGTAAAAAACAAGCATAAATATCTTTCAAAAAACTCAACAATTAAAGATTTATGCATTAATTTTTTATGAATTGTAAATGAATAGTTAATTTTAGGTAAATTATTCAATTCTTTTTAATTTTTTTAAAAAGAGACTTGTTTGATATTTAAATTATTCTGATTTTTGCAAACAACACAGTTATGGAAAAACTATTTAAAAACACAGGGAACCAAAGCCAGGCAGTTGAACTTAAAAAAACTGCTCACAAAAAACATATTTTAAGAGCCATCTATTTTAACGGGCCCTTATCAAATTCAGAATTATCAAAATCGATTAAACTTAGTACACCAAAAATAAACAGCCTTTTGGTAGAGTTAATTGAAGACGGCCTGGTAGAAGAATTGGGTCGCGGAGATTCGAGTGGCGGCAGAAGACCTAACATTTACGGTTTGGTGGAAGACGGTTTTTATGTAGTTGGAATTACCATAAACGTTACCCGGACTATCATTTCGATTTTCAACAGTTGCAATAAAGAAGTTAGTGGGCCACACTACTTCCCTATTAAAATGCAATCGAATATTGAAATTTTTAAGCAGGTAAACGAAAAGCTGGAAGAAGTTGTAAAGGCCAGCAACATTGCTCCGAACAAGATTTTAGTGGCGGGCATTGAACTTCCTGGTTTGATCAATCAGAAAAAAGGAATTAACAAAACCTATTTCCCCGACATTGAGAATCTTTTTGACGAGCTGAAAAAGATATTTGGTATCCCCGTATTTTTTAATCACGATTCCAAAGTACGCACCTTTGCCGAAATGCATTTTGGTCTGGCAAAAAACAAAAAGAATGTATTGATGCTTCAGGCCGATTGGGGCTTGGGACTTGGAATTATTGTTAACGGCCAATTGTACGCCGGAAAATCGGGTTTCTCGGGCGAATTCGGACATTTACCACTTGCCGATAACGGCGTACTTTGTGTATGTGGCAAACAAGGTTGTCTGGAAACAATTGTTTCGGCAAACGCCATTGCACGCCAGGCACGCGAAGGAATTGAGAATGGCAATTCATCGCTGATAAAAGAACTGGTAAATCAGGATTTAAGCAAAATAGATATATCAACAGTTATTCAGGCAGCCAATTCAGGCGACCAGTTTGCCATATCACTTTTTTCGAAAGTT contains:
- a CDS encoding ROK family transcriptional regulator, whose translation is MEKLFKNTGNQSQAVELKKTAHKKHILRAIYFNGPLSNSELSKSIKLSTPKINSLLVELIEDGLVEELGRGDSSGGRRPNIYGLVEDGFYVVGITINVTRTIISIFNSCNKEVSGPHYFPIKMQSNIEIFKQVNEKLEEVVKASNIAPNKILVAGIELPGLINQKKGINKTYFPDIENLFDELKKIFGIPVFFNHDSKVRTFAEMHFGLAKNKKNVLMLQADWGLGLGIIVNGQLYAGKSGFSGEFGHLPLADNGVLCVCGKQGCLETIVSANAIARQAREGIENGNSSLIKELVNQDLSKIDISTVIQAANSGDQFAISLFSKVGEWLGRGMAYLIQIFNPELIIIGGQVAVANQFILAPIQQAIHTFSNRDISNETEIQFSELGPKAGTMGAAAYALERISK
- a CDS encoding glycoside hydrolase family 130 protein; amino-acid sequence: MTTKVNIPFEERPQGSTNVMWRYSQNPVIGRYHIPSSNSIFNSAVVPFEDGFAGVFRCDNKAVQMNIFAGFSKDGINWDINHEPIEMVAGNTDMIESDYKYDPRVVWIEDRYWVTWCNGYHGPTIGIAYTFDFKTFHQCENAFLPFNRNGVLFPEKIDGKYAMLSRPSDNGHTPFGDIYISYSPDMKYWGEHRCVMKVTPFELSAWQCTKIGAGSVPIKTKDGWLEFYHGVINTCNGFRYSMGAALLDLEDPSKVLYRTQPYLLAPAAPYELAGDVPNVVFPCAALSDGEKIAVYYGAADTVVGMAFAYQQELIDFIKRNSI
- a CDS encoding Sb-PDE family phosphodiesterase encodes the protein MILKKLATFLLVLLFVYCSNAQSRRVINIPNIEGYTTLKCDFHMHTVFSDGTVWPTVRVEEAWKEGLDAIAITDHIEYRPHTVDINADHNRSFEIAEPLSKQLGIILVRGTEITRSMPPGHLNALFISNANLLELDDVNDALKEARDQGAFIMWNHPCWKVQQPDSTVWWDEHSYLFDNDLLHGIEVYNWGLCPEALAWAKSKNLTMIGSTDVHDPLDVNDGHRPMTLVFAKSRTQGGIREAMFSHRTAVYYDNMIVGKSSLIEPLFFASLKIQKDLLKLSEGTNGVVRIKNDSDVDYELELVQPGVGFDAPENITLKAHQITLLTLSGNSAEVSNAAEINVYYRVLNMLTDVNENLLVTFTFKNK
- a CDS encoding OmpH family outer membrane protein, with protein sequence MKFKILLFALVLFCSFVNLKAQTALKIGHVNVQELAQKHPDMDSIRAIVEQETKDMEEIYGEMIAEHDAKLKVYEEESESYSEFVRTTKENELLELAQKIQTYSQNAEEQLQRRNMQLIRPVYEQINEEISNIAGYNKFTYILDISNGSVAYISPESEDITPLVLEKIQKK
- a CDS encoding FAD-dependent oxidoreductase, translating into MSKSRKKEPTLYTQIITNNEEISPDVHVISFKRDFDFMPGQVVKIGIDTDHPPRIYSICSGNHEEEVQILFNIKEDGFLTPKMGAMIPGDKLLVSKPYGSFIGVNEPAWWIATGTGIAPFYSMFRSGMEENKKLIHGVAALNQFYFEDELEWALGSNYVRCCSRETSCDVFPGRVTAYLSEINELPNVKFYLCGKPLMVVEVRDLLIEKGVPYENILAEIYF
- a CDS encoding MFS transporter — encoded protein: MSKENRKQTKPAFWVPTAYFAMGLPFVAIAQASALMYEGMGISDAQIAFWTSLIMIPWTIKFLWSPVLEMFKSKKYFVVISQFVTGITFALVAFSLPLNDFFTYSIALLSIIAFSGATNDVATDGVYMDVLSPGQQAEYIGWQGASYNIAKLLTAGGFVALAGVLEKQMGVVNAWVSVMLGIGLVMALIGLYHARMLPKGQSASEVTSLKEGFETLWDVIKTFFQKKYIYLYIGFIVLFRFAEGFAIKIAPLFFKAAVADGGLGLSLTEIGVIYGTFGTAAFVLGSLLGGYFIAWRGLKKALLFLVASFNIPFAVYAFLAATQPDNLYIIGSAVVFEYFGYGFGFVGLILFMMQQIAPGKYKMAHYAFASGIMNLGFMIPSMLSGYFSDWLGYKTFFFWVLAATIPVFIAAWFIPFANPDNKEQKELDALNN